The Hemiscyllium ocellatum isolate sHemOce1 unplaced genomic scaffold, sHemOce1.pat.X.cur. scaffold_2738_pat_ctg1, whole genome shotgun sequence genome has a segment encoding these proteins:
- the LOC132812468 gene encoding zinc finger protein 239-like, whose translation MEKSEESCRVEKPWKCGDCGKGFRFLSTLEIHRRSHTGERPFPCTDCGEAFRYSSHLLAHQRGHMGDRPFSCPECGKAFSNSSALLTHQHVHTGERPFTCSQCGKGFTCSSNLLTHQRVHTGERPFSCPECGKAFTQASILLRHQLVHTGERPFSCPECRKAFSDSTTLRSHRHVHTGERPFTCSQCGKGFICSSNLRRQQRVHTGERPYTCPQCGKGLTCSSNLRRHQRIHTGERPHTCSQCGKAFTQVSTLLRHQRVHTRERPFSCPGSGKAFSTSSDLLTHRRIHTGERPYICSQCGKGFTCSSHLRKHQRVHVPSQGD comes from the exons ATGGAGAAATCTGAGGAATCCTGCCgcgtggagaaaccgtggaagtgtggggactgtgggaaaggcttccgtttccTGTCTaccctggagattcatcggcgcagtcacaccggggagaggccattcccctgcactgACTGCGGGGaggccttcaggtattcctcccacctgctggcccaccagcggggcCACATGggggacaggcccttcagttgccctgagtgcgggaaggccttcagcaattcctccgccctgctgacccaccagcatgtccacacgggggagaggccattcacctgctctcagtgcgggaagggcttcacctgttcCTCCAACctcctgacccaccagcgggtccacactggggagaggcccttcagctgcccagagtgcggaaaggcctttacccaggcctccatcctgctgaggcaccagcttgtccacacgggggaaagacccttcagctgccctgagtgtaggaaggccttcagcgattccacCACCCTGCGGAGTCACCGTCacgtccacaccggggagaggccgttcacctgctctcagtgtgggaagggcttcatctGCTCCTCCAACCTGCGGAGACAGCAgcgtgtccacacgggggagagaccgtacacctgccctcagtgcgggaagggcctcacctgctcctccaacctgcggagacaccagcggatccaca CGGGGGAGAGACCgcacacctgctctcagtgcgggaaggcctttacccaggtctccaccctgctgaggcaccagcgtgtccacaccagggagaggcccttcagctgccccggaagtgggaaggccttcagcacttcctccgacctgctgacccaccggcggatccacaccggggagaggccgtacatctgctctcagtgcgggaagggcttcacctgctcctcccacctgcggaagcatcagcgagttcacgtgccatcgcagggggattga